One window of Athalia rosae chromosome 2, iyAthRosa1.1, whole genome shotgun sequence genomic DNA carries:
- the LOC105684075 gene encoding uncharacterized protein LOC105684075 isoform X2 — MRSTRRWWIVLGGFTLVYLGNVCLVGADNESTIEVNATQVTEESKQQQQHLCCARHEKMIDVGYGMSDQVIQVDAGHCRRLCPRHAVDDPGDASRPAVQRCPLDWHCRPNSARLERISTLQGVRVIEAVDSCDCTPKQACSREPYTYVVYPGTPHQADIDVGLCMGHCSKGLGCKPMRNRTISIVGPNGDEVHQVIEECGCSDNCYRMTHVETVLDFSEVEIKDGSNSTEVKPLVRAIDVGQCIGSCPGKEKETCLLRDKKDPTRCLAGLYSKQHYCTPARFKIHEYRSRRGAMREIIAITQCACV, encoded by the exons ATGAGGAGTACCAGACGCTGGTGGATCGTCCTTGGCGGTTTCACCCTGGTTTATCTTGGAAATGTTTGCTTGG TCGGTGCGGATAATGAATCTACGATAGAAGTTAATGCGACTCAAGTCACAGAGGAATCaaaacagcaacaacaacatctTTGTTGTGCTAGACACGAGAAGATGATCGACGTGGGCTATG GGATGTCCGACCAGGTGATTCAGGTGGACGCTGGTCACTGCCGAAGACTTTGCCCTCGTCACGCGGTAGACGATCCAGGAGATGCGAGTCGACCCGCCGTTCAG AGATGTCCTCTGGACTGGCACTGCCGTCCGAATTCCGCAAGATTGGAGAGGATTTCAACTCTTCAGGGTGTCCGAGTGATCGAAGCGGTAGATTCTTGCGATTGCACCCCGAAACAAGCGTGTAGTAGGGagccgtacacgtacgtggtGTATCCTGGAACACCCCATCAGGCGGACATAGACGTTGGACTCTGCATGGGTCATTGTTCGAAGGGTTTGGGATGCAAACCGATGAGAAACAGAACGATCAGTATCGTTGGTCCTAATG GGGACGAGGTCCATCAAGTGATAGAGGAATGCGGGTGCAGCGACAATTGCTACAGAATGACTCACGTGGAAACTGTGCTCGATTTCAGCGAGGTAGAAATAAAAGACGGATCGAATTCCACGGAAGTTAAACCTCTCGTCAGG GCCATCGACGTTGGTCAGTGCATCGGCTCCTGTCCCGGTAAAGAAAAGGAGACGTGTCTCCTCCGTGACAAAAAAGACCCAACGAGGTGTCTCGCCGGACTTTATTCAAAACAACACTATTGCACTCCAGCTAGATTCAAAATACACGAATACAG ATCCCGAAGAGGAGCGATGAGGGAAATAATCGCAATTACGCAGTGCGCCTGTGTCTAG
- the LOC105684075 gene encoding uncharacterized protein LOC105684075 isoform X1 has translation MRSTRRWWIVLGGFTLVYLGNVCLAVGADNESTIEVNATQVTEESKQQQQHLCCARHEKMIDVGYGMSDQVIQVDAGHCRRLCPRHAVDDPGDASRPAVQRCPLDWHCRPNSARLERISTLQGVRVIEAVDSCDCTPKQACSREPYTYVVYPGTPHQADIDVGLCMGHCSKGLGCKPMRNRTISIVGPNGDEVHQVIEECGCSDNCYRMTHVETVLDFSEVEIKDGSNSTEVKPLVRAIDVGQCIGSCPGKEKETCLLRDKKDPTRCLAGLYSKQHYCTPARFKIHEYRSRRGAMREIIAITQCACV, from the exons ATGAGGAGTACCAGACGCTGGTGGATCGTCCTTGGCGGTTTCACCCTGGTTTATCTTGGAAATGTTTGCTTGG CAGTCGGTGCGGATAATGAATCTACGATAGAAGTTAATGCGACTCAAGTCACAGAGGAATCaaaacagcaacaacaacatctTTGTTGTGCTAGACACGAGAAGATGATCGACGTGGGCTATG GGATGTCCGACCAGGTGATTCAGGTGGACGCTGGTCACTGCCGAAGACTTTGCCCTCGTCACGCGGTAGACGATCCAGGAGATGCGAGTCGACCCGCCGTTCAG AGATGTCCTCTGGACTGGCACTGCCGTCCGAATTCCGCAAGATTGGAGAGGATTTCAACTCTTCAGGGTGTCCGAGTGATCGAAGCGGTAGATTCTTGCGATTGCACCCCGAAACAAGCGTGTAGTAGGGagccgtacacgtacgtggtGTATCCTGGAACACCCCATCAGGCGGACATAGACGTTGGACTCTGCATGGGTCATTGTTCGAAGGGTTTGGGATGCAAACCGATGAGAAACAGAACGATCAGTATCGTTGGTCCTAATG GGGACGAGGTCCATCAAGTGATAGAGGAATGCGGGTGCAGCGACAATTGCTACAGAATGACTCACGTGGAAACTGTGCTCGATTTCAGCGAGGTAGAAATAAAAGACGGATCGAATTCCACGGAAGTTAAACCTCTCGTCAGG GCCATCGACGTTGGTCAGTGCATCGGCTCCTGTCCCGGTAAAGAAAAGGAGACGTGTCTCCTCCGTGACAAAAAAGACCCAACGAGGTGTCTCGCCGGACTTTATTCAAAACAACACTATTGCACTCCAGCTAGATTCAAAATACACGAATACAG ATCCCGAAGAGGAGCGATGAGGGAAATAATCGCAATTACGCAGTGCGCCTGTGTCTAG
- the LOC105684081 gene encoding ankyrin repeat domain-containing protein 49-like, whose amino-acid sequence MSSDEEADEITDLESIRDKILSQPRGDRMQVSAWEDDNDGIEEERNAREPDSKAILEAAEIGDITTVARLITQNSDLIQATDHDGYTPLHRACYGNHPDIVEYLLKNGAKIDARTADGWEPLHSACCWNNVNCAALLIANGADINSKSKGDQTPLHLASASSHNSPTLQLLLLHPDIQPQLLNSSGDTAEQIAKRSGKYYPLFEMTEPCLNVI is encoded by the exons ATGTCATCGGACGAAGAAGCCGACGAAATAACCGATTTAGAATCAATTCGTGATAAAATTTTAAGCCAGCCTCGAGGTGATCGAATGCAAGTAAGTGCCTGGGaagacgataacgatggaattGAGGAAGAACGTAATGCGAGAG AACCAGACAGTAAAGCGATCCTAGAAGCAGCAGAAATTGGTGATATAACAACAGTTGCACGACTGATTACTCAAAATTCAGATCTAATACAAGCCACTGATCATGATGGATACACTCCTCTTCATAGGGCATGTTATGGGAACCACCCAGACATAGTTGAG TATTTGCTTAAAAATGGAGCCAAAATTGATGCCAGGACAGCTGATGGATGGGAACCTCTGCATTCTGCGTGTTGTTGGAATAACGTAAATTGTGCTGCTCTTCTGATTGCCAATGGAGCAGATATTAATTCTAAATCAAAAGGCGATCAAACGCCTCTGCACTTAGCTAGTGCAAGCTCTCACAACTCTCCCACACTTCAGCTCTTACTCCTACATCCTGATATTCAACCACAATTATTGAACTCCAGTGGTGATACTGCAGAACAAATTGCAAAACGCTCTGGAAAATACTATCCTTTATTTGAAATGACTGAGCCTTGTCTTAATGTTATCTGA